CACAAGGTTCTGGTTTGCCGCCACCGCACTTGCCATATCTCCAGCCAGAGCAGGAACGATGACCAGATCTGTTTGCGGCACATCTTTCAGTTCCTTGTCAGCATGCACCGTAAAGAGCCCCTCGTTTAGTTTCACCTCGCACCTGAACCCGACAAGCTGCACATGGAACAGGGGCGCCCTTCCTGCTACGGCTAAAAACTGGTTTACAGCGGTAAACAGATAACGCGGGTCAGCAATGGCCTGCATCACCGACAATTCGGGAACCAGGATGGAGACATGTTTCATAGGGGTTAATATACAGAATTAGTGGCGCAAAATGCCCTTTCTTTGTCGTTTTTGTACAGGTTGTTTGTCTGATATTCCCGCTAAGTTTGTCATGTTGATCAAGGCATGATGTTTTTGTAAGTCTGCTATATAGCCATCTGGAAAACGAAAAATATTTTAAAGTACACCACTAAAAAAGATAGAAATGGAAACCATGAACAAAACAGCCATAACCGTTGAAACGACTGTTCACGCCCCTGTAGCGAAGGTATGGGCGTGCTGGAATGAGCCACAGCACATCACAAACTGGGCTTTTGCTTCGGATGACTGGCACGCCCCGCATGCAGAAAATGACTTACGCGAGGGAGGTAAATTCAAAACGACCATGGCGGCCAAGGACGGAAGTATGGGTTTTGATTTTAAAGGCGTCTATACTTCCCTCAAAGATCAGGGAATGATTGCCTATACTATACTTGATGGCCGGAAAGTAAACATTGCATTCACTGCAAAAGGTGAAGCAACTCATATTGTAGAGACGTTTGAGGCGGAAGACAACCTTCTGCCCGAACTACAGCAGGACGGTTGGCAAGCAATCCTTGACAATTTTAAAAAGTATGTGGAAGCAAACCGGTAAGTCTAAAGCCTGAACAATGAAACCATTGTAGACCTAGTGACAGCAGCCATTATGCTGGAGCGCCTTCAGAGCCGGATGCCCTAAGCAGAAATCAACTTCGATCTGGAAGACTGCGACAACATATGAAGGGTAAAAGCGAAACAGTGCCTGTTCAGTCCTTTCTGGCGTTGGTTCAAGCACACGGCGTTCACTGT
Above is a window of Pontibacter akesuensis DNA encoding:
- a CDS encoding SRPBCC family protein; the encoded protein is METMNKTAITVETTVHAPVAKVWACWNEPQHITNWAFASDDWHAPHAENDLREGGKFKTTMAAKDGSMGFDFKGVYTSLKDQGMIAYTILDGRKVNIAFTAKGEATHIVETFEAEDNLLPELQQDGWQAILDNFKKYVEANR